A window of the Phalacrocorax carbo chromosome 26, bPhaCar2.1, whole genome shotgun sequence genome harbors these coding sequences:
- the LOC135317647 gene encoding protein S100-A16-like: MGQSQGGVTTPEASGGPSAGGRGPSPLERGLHAVVATFYQYARAPGGGREASLDPPAFQRLLRHELGHQLTDTGQPEAVAAIFALLDANGDRRVSFEEYWQLVAWLCHVLRHRHYGPAPAPPPPPLCGAPRGPPAAPARGDGRP, translated from the exons ATGGGGCAGAGCCAGGGGGGTGTCACCACCCCGGAGGCCAGCg GGGGACCCtccgcggggggccgggggccgtcGCCGCTGGAGCGGGGGCTCCACGCCGTGGTGGCCACCTTCTACCAGTACGCCcgggcgccggggggggggcgggaggccAGCCTCGACCCCCCCGCCTTCCAGCGCCTGCTGCGCCACGAGCTGGGCCACCAGCTCACC GACACGGGGCAGCCCGAGGCCGTGGCCGCCATCTTCGCGCTGCTGGACGCCAACGGGGACCGGCGCGTCTCCTTCGAGGAGTACTGGCAGCTGGTGGCCTGGCTCTGCCACGTCCTGCGGCACCGCCACTAcggccccgcgcccgcgcccccgccgccgcccctctgcggggcgccccgcggccccccggcggccccggcccgcgggGACGGGCGCCCGTGA
- the LOC135317623 gene encoding general transcription factor IIH subunit 4-like, with protein MRMLFLEQPVPQAAVALWVKKEYSKEQAESQEVLLALRLWHPHTLPGGLPGVTLHPNFRQNLRVALLGGGKAWSDDTSQLGPDKHARDVPALDKYAEERWEVILHFMVGSPSAAVSQDLAQLLIQAGLMKSEGGEAPCITSAGFQFLLLDTPAQLWYFVLQYLRGAEARGMDLVEILSFLFQLSFSTLGKDYSVEGMSESLLTFLQHLREFGLVFQRKRKSRRFYPTRLAIALASGTSGTPPEPDAHGFILVETNYRIYAYTDSELQIALIALFSELLYRFPNLVVAQVTRDSVQAAIANGITADQIIHFLRTRAHPVMAKQSPVLPPTITDQIRLWELERDRLRFSEGVLYNQFLSQVDFEVLRDHARALGVLVFENPGRRLMVVTPGGHPDVKRFWKRQKHNA; from the exons ATGCGGATGCTGTTCCTGGAGCAGCCGGTGCCCCAGGCCGCCGTcgccctctgggtgaagaaggAGTACAGcaa GGAACAGGCGGAGAgccaggaggtgctgctggcGCTGCGGCTGTGgcacccccacaccctgccgggggggctgccgggggtcACCCTGCACCCCAATTTCCGTCAGAACCTGCGGGTCGCCCTGCTGGGGGG GGGCAAGGCTTGGTCGGACGACACGAGCCAGCTGGGGCCAGACAAGCACGCCCGCGACGTGCCGGCGCTGGACAAGTACGCCGAGGAACGCTGGGAG GTGATTCTCCATTTTATGGTGGGGTCCCCCAGCGCGGCCGTGAGTCAGGATCTGGCCCAGCTCCTCATTCAAGCTGGGCTCATGaagag CGAGGGGGGGGAAGCACCGTGCATCACCTCGGCCGGATTCCAGTTCCTCCTGCTCGACACCCCCGCCCAGCTCTGGTACTTCGTCCTCCAGTACCTGCGGGGGGCTGAG gcTCGGGGCATGGATCTGGTGGAGattctctccttcctcttccagctCAGCTTCTCCACCCTCGGCAAG GATTACTCGGTGGAGGGCATGAGCGAGTCCCTGCTCACCTTCCTGCAGCACCTGCGCGAGTTCGGGCTCGTCTTCCAGAGAAAG CGCAAATCCCGCCGCTTCTACCCCACCCGCCTGGCCATCGCGCTGGCCTCGGGGACGTCGGGGACCCCCCCCGAGCCCGACGCTCACGGCTTCATCCTCGTCGAGACCAACTACCGCATCTACGCCTACACAG ACTCGGAGCTGCAGATCGCCCTCATCGCCCTCTTCTCCGAGCTCCTCTATCGCTTCCCCAACCTGGTGGTGGCCCAGGTGACAAGGGACAGCGTGCAGGCGGCCATCGCCAACGGCATCACCGCCGACCAG atcATCCACTTCCTCCGCACCCGGGCGCACCCCGTCATGGCCAAGCAG AGCCCGGTGCTGCCCCCCACCATCACCGACCAGATCCggctgtgggagctggagcgggaccGGCTGCGCTTCTCCGAGG gggTGCTGTACAACCAGTTCCTGTCGCAGGTGGATTTCGAGGTGCTGCGGGACCACGCGCGGgctttgggggtgctggtgttCGAGAACCCCGGGCGGCGGCTGATGGTGGTGACCCCCGGCGGGCACCCCGACGTCAAACGCTTCTGGAAGAGGCAGAAACACAACGCCTAA